The Streptomyces sp. NBC_00459 DNA segment CATGACGTACGGCGACGGCACGAGCAGCACGCACGCTCTCACCTCGCTGGACGTGGCCGGGCACGAGATGACGCACGGCGTCACCTCCAACACCGCGGGCCTCAACTACACCGGTGAATCAGGCGGGTTGAACGAGGCGACCTCCGACATCTTCGGCACCGGTGTCGAGTTCTACGCGGCCAACTCCACCGACGTCGGTGACTACCTCATCGGCGAGAAGATCGACATCAACGGCGACGGTACGCCGCTGCGTTACATGGACGAGCCCGACAAGGACGGTGGCTCGGCGGACAGTTGGTACTCGGGCGTGGGCAACCTGGACGTCCACTACTCGTCCGGCCCGGCGAACCACATGTTCTACCTGCTGTCGGAAGGCAGCGGCAGCAAGACCATCAACGGCGTCACGTACAACAGCCCGACCTCCGACGGTGTCGCCGTCGCGGGCATCGGCCGGGCCGCCGCGCTGCAGATCTGGTACAAGGCGCTGACGACGTACATGACGTCCAGCACCACGTACGCCCAGGCACGCACCGCCGCGCTGAACGCCGCCGCGTCGCTCTACGGCAGCAGCTCCACCCAGTACGCCGGGGTCGGCAACGCCTTCGCCGGTATCAACGTCGGCAGCCACATCACCGTGCCGACCACGGGTGTCTCGGTCACCAACCCGGGCAGCCAGTCGTCCACGGTCGGTACGGCGGTCAGCCTGGCGATCACGGCCAGCAGCACCAACAGCGGCTCGCTGACCTACTCGGCGACCGGTCTGCCGACCGGCCTGTCGATCAGCAGCTCCACGGGCACCATCTCCGGCACCCCCACCACCGCGGGCACCTACAGCAGCGTGGTCACGGTGACCGACAGCACGGGCGCCACCGGTACGGCGTCCTTCACCTGGACGGTCAGCGCGACCGGCGGCGGCTCCTGCACCTCGGCGCAGTTGCTGGGCAACCAGGGCTTCGAGTCCGGCAACACCACCTGGACGGCGTCGAGCGGTGTCATCACCAACTCCAGCAGCCAGGCGGCCCGTACCGGCTCCTACAAGGCCTGGCTCGACGGCTACGGCTCCACCCACACCGACACCCTGTCCCAGTCGGTGACGATCCCGAGCGGCTGCACGGGCACGACGTTCACGTTCTACCTCCACGTCGACACGGCCGAGACCACCACCAGCACGCAGTACGACAAGCTGACGGTGACGGCCGGTTCGACCACCCTGGCCACCTACTCCAACCTCAACGCGGCCAGCGGCTACGTCGCCAAGTCGCTGAGCCTGTCGGCCTACGCGGGTACGACGGTCTCGCTCAAGTTCACGGGCGTCGAGGACTCGTCACTCCAGACGAGCTTCGTGATCGACGACACGGCGGTCACGACCAGCTGACCGACGATTGATCACCGACCATCCCCCCACGGGTACGACAGCGGCACCCGGCGCCTTTCTCGGCGCCGGGTGCCGCTGTCGTACCCACACGGTTCGAAGTGCCGGCTGGCGAGCACTTCCTGGATCCTGGCGTACGAGAGATCCTTGATCGTCCGTCAACGACGTCAGAACCGGCGTCCGCACGTCCGGGGAGGCTTCGTCGTGAGCAGTGGGACGGGTGGGACAGGTACGTGGCTCGATCGCCTGTCGGAGGCCTGGCGGCCTCGTCCGATGCGCCCGCTGCTCGACGTACTGGCGGCCGTGGGCGTGGCGGTCGGCGGGTCCGTGGCGGGCACGGTCTACCACCCGGCCGGATATCGGAGCTTCGACGCCTGGGCGTATGTACTGACCGTGTGCACCGCCGCCCCCTTGGCCGTGCGGCACCGTCTCCCGCTGTCGGCCTGCGCCGCCTCGTGCACCGCGTACGCCGTGTATCTGGCGGCCGGGCACCAGCCGTCGCTGAACTGGTGGGCCCCGCTGCTCGCGTTCATCACCGTCAGCGAACTACTGTCCCTGGAAAGGGTGTTGGCCGCCACCGCACCCACCACGGCAGTGATGCTCTACAGCGGACTGATGGGTCGACTCCCTCTCGTCCTCACCATCGCGCAGCCGGTACTGGCCCTGCCCGTCGCCTTCGCGCTCGGCCGGGCGCAACGCAGGGCGACACGACGGGCGGCCCAACTCCTGCGGCTCAACGAACTCATGAAGCGCGAACAGGAGCAGAGTGCCCGTCGTGCGCTCGCGGAGGAAAGGGTACGCATCGCCCGCGAACTGCACGACGTGGTCGCCCACCACATGTCGGTGATCGCCGTGCAGGCAGGGCTCGCCGACTACGTGTTCACCACCGACCCCCCGGCCGCACAGTCCGCCCTGCGGGCCATCGGCGATGTCAGCCGGGAGGCACTGGACGAACTGCGGCGCATCTACAGCGCGTTGCGTGTCGAGCACGATGAGGAGAGGGACGCCCCGTTCATCCTGCATCCGCTGCCCGGACTGAACGACCTCGCCGCTCTGGTCGAGCGTATGCGCGGCACCGGAATGACCGTCGCCCTCCAGGTCGAGGGAGAGCCCGCCCTGCTTCCGCCGGGGGTCGAACTGTGCGCCTACCGAATGGTCCAGGAGGCGTTGACCAACGTTCTCAAGCATGCCGGTCCGGTCGCGGCGGACGTCGTCGTGCTGCATGGACCGGCCCGGCTGAGTATCGCCGTGGGCAACGCCGCGGGCACACCGGCGAAGCCCCCGGGTGAGAGCTCCGGGAACGGCTTGATCGGCATGCGCGAACGCGCCCGGATCTGCGGCGGCGAACTCACGGCCGCCCATCGGCCGGACGGTGGCTTCACGGTGCGGCTCACCCTTCCCACCGTGCAGGCCGCCCCGCAGGACGCGAGCGGCGGTCTTCGCCCATGAGACCCGGTCGGCGGTTCCCGGGCACCGTGGGGAAGCCCTCGGATGAGGGCGGGCGAGTGAGCCCGACCGCTCAGATCTCCTGATTGCCCTTCATGTCCCGCTGCATTTCCAGCAGTTGCTCATTCGGGACCGCGCCGCCGAACCGCCGGTCGCGGGAGGCGAATTCGACGCAGGCACGCCACAGGTCGCGCCGGTCGAAGTCGGGCCAGAGCACGTCCTGGAACACCATCTCGGCATAACTCGACTGCCAGATCAGGTAGTTGGAGGTGCGCTGTTCGCCACTGGGTCGAAGGAAAAGGTCGACGTCCGGCATGTCCGGGTAGTAGAGGTACTTCTGGATGGTCTTCTCGGAGACCTTCTCGGGGTCGAGCTTGCCGAGAGCCACATCACGCGCCATCGCCTTCGCGGCGTCGGCGAGTTCGGCCCGGCCGCCGTAATTGACGCAGAAGTAGAGCGTCATGGCGTCGTTGTTCTTGGTCTGCTCCTGGGCGATCTGGAGTTCCTGTACGACGGACTTCCACATCTTGGGCATGCGCCCGACCCACCGAATCCGGATGCCGAGCTCGTCCATTTCATCCCGCCGCCGCCGGATGACGTCACGGTTGAAGTTCATGAGGAAGCGGACCTCTTCCGGTGACCGCTTCCAGTTCTCGGTGGAGAAGGCGTAGAGGGAGAGATTCTTGACGCCGAGTTCCAGGCACCCCTTGAGGACGTCGAGGACGGTGCCTTCGCCGACCTTGTGCCCTTCCGTACGCGGCAGCCCGCGCTCCTTGGCCCACCGTCCGTTGCCGTCCATGACGATCGCCACATGGTTGGGTACGAGCTCGCCGGGGAGCTTCGGCGCGGTGGCGCCCGAGGGGTGCGGTTCCGGTGTCTTGTACTCGCGGCGCCGGCTCCCCAGGATTCCGCGTACGGCCATGCGCTTCTCGTCTCCTTGTTGCTTCTGCCGTGTTGTCCGTACGGCGTACGGCTCGGCTTGCTTCTAGTTCTTCTCTACATAGCGCAGCGAGCGCAGCCCGCGCTCCAGGTGCCAGTGCAGGTAGGCGGACACCAGCCCGCTCCCCTCCCTGACGTGACGCGGCTCACACGCGTCCGCGGTCTCCCAGTCGCCCGTCAGCAGCGCGCCGAGCAGTTCGAGGGCCTGGGGAGAGGGTACGACGCTGCCGGCCACCCGGCAGTCGACGCAGACGGAGCCTCCGGCGGACACCGAGAAGAACCGGTTCGGGCCGGCCATCCCGCACCGCGCGCAGTCACTGAAGGTGGGCGCGTAGCCGTTGACGGCGAGGGAGCGCAGGAGGAACGCGTCGAGGATGAGGTGGGGCTCGTGCTCGGCACGGGCGAGGGTGCGCAGCGCGCCGACCAGCAACAAATACTGCTGTACGGCGGGCTCGCCCTCGTGGTCGGTGAACCGTTCCGCCGTCTCCAGCATGGCCGTCCCGGCGGTGTATCGGGCGTAGTCGGTGACGATGCCGCCACCGTACGGAGCGATGGTCTCGCTCTGCGTGCAGAGTGGCAGCCCACGCCCGACCAGGTCGCTCCCCCGCGAGAAGAACTGCACGTCGACGTGGGAGAACGGTTCGAGCCGGGCCCCGAACTTGGACTTGGTCCGCCGCACCCCCCGAGCCACGGCCCGCACCCGCCCGTGACCGCGCGTGAGCAGCGTGATGATCCGGTCGGCCTCACCCAGCTTCTGGGTACGCAGCACGACGCCGTCGTCACGGAACAGGCTCATGGGGCCATTGTCGCGTACGGAACGGGGTGACCGGCCTCACCGCCGGGGACCCTCAAGGAACCTCGCCCCGACTGCGGGCGTTCGCGTACGCCGTGGCCGCGCTGAGGCGTTCCGCCGGGGTGGCGGGCCGGAGGGCGTCCGGGGCCGCGTCCCACTCCCGGCCGCCGCCGTACGACCTGAGCTGGACGTAGGGGCCCTCGTGCCCCATGACGATCCCCACCTTCGCGGTGCGGGTGTCCACGACGTACGCCCCGATCTCCGGCCGCCCCGGCCTTCCCGACTTCGCCGGCCGCACGTCGTTCATCGCAGCGCCGCCGCGATCCGGGCCGCCGTCTCGACGTTGCAGCGCCCCAATTCGATGAGCGGACAGGGCGCTTCCCGGGCCACACTCGCCGCGTCCAATCGGAGCGACGGCAGAGTAATCCCGGCGCTTTTCAACGCCATCCGCAATTCCTTCACAATTTCCTCCGCTTCTTCGACGCAGGCCGTCGAGTGTGCCGTCTGTCGTGCCGTCTTTCGTGCCGCCACCGTGCTCCCCTGATCAATCGAGTTTCACTCTTCGCACTTCTACGATGACGTGCTGTGCCTACACTCGGAAGGCTCTGGGCGCAGCAACGGCGGTGCAGTCGAAGGGGGTTCGGTTCGGTTATGGCCAATGGTTCACATGGGTCACAGCGACAGGCGGCGTGGGAGTTCTTCGGGACGGAGTTGAAGCGGCGGCGGGAGGAGGCGGGGTTAACGCAAGTGGAGTTGGGGGCGATGGTCTTCGTCTCCGGGGGCTACATCGGGCAGTTCGAACAGGCAATTCGGAAGCCGCAGTTGGATGTTGCGGTACGGATTGACGAGGTACTACAAACCGCAGGTTTTTTCGAGCGCACCTGGCGCAAGCTCATCGACGACAAGCGGTACGCGGATTACTTCGCGGCGGTTGTGGAGCTTGAGCGGACGGCGACGAAGATCTGCCAGTTCGCGCCGACCGTGATCCCGGGCCTGCTCCAGACGGCCGCCTACGCTCGGGCGGTCACGCTCGCGGCCAACCCGTTCGTCACGGACGACTACGTGGACGAAAAGGTGGGCGCTCGGCTGGAGCGGTCGCGCATCCTCAAGGACGCTACAAGGCCCGAGTATTGGGCGATCCTGCACGAGAACACCCTGCGCACGCCGGTCGGCGGGCCGGCGGCCATGGCCGAGCAACTGGAGCACATCGCGGTCCTCGCCCGCGAGCGGAAAGCCTGGGTGACCGTGGTCCCGTACTCGGCGGGAGCCTTCGCCTCCATGGGCGGGATGGTGCAGCTCATGGAGTTCGATGACGCACCGCCGACCCTCTATACAGAGACCTCGTTTTCGGGTCATCTGCTTGACGATCCGGCAGTGGTGAAGCGGGCACAGCGCGCATACGATCTGCTAAGGGGCGCCGCACTCTCCCCGGAGGCGTCCCTCGCCCTGATCGAATCGGCCGCTGAGGACTACAGACGATGCGCGAGTACGACCTGACCAACGCCCGCTGGCGCAAGAGCAGTTACAGCAACGGCGAGGGCGGCGAATGCGTAGAGGTAGCGCACGACTTCATCGGCGCCGCCCGCTGGCGCAAGAGCACCTACAGCAACGGCGAAGGCGGGGACTGCGTCGAGGTAGCCGACGGAGTCCCCGGCGTCGTGCCCGTCCGAGACAGCAAGGTCTCGGACGGGCCCGTGGTGCTTGTCGGGGCGGGCGCCTGGGGGGAGTTCGTCAGGGCTGTGGGTTGACCGAGCCGCTCCCGCCCGGGCGCGGCTCCCCTACACCGCCTTCGCGATGCTGAACTCGGGTTCGAACTGCTGCTTGAACGCCTCCACTTCCACCGTGTGGATCTGTGCGTCCGCCGGGTCCCAGTAGCGGACCACATCGGGGCGCTGCGGCGCCTTTCCTATGGCCAGCGCGACCACGAAGTGGCCGACGATGGCGACGGCGGCGGGGAAGTACTCCTTGAGCTGGTCGGGGTTCCACTCCGGCGAGTACCAGCGGCCGGTCCTGCGCAGCAGCGGGACCCCGTTCGCCTTGTTGATCGACTCCACCAGCTCGTAGGTCTGCGCGGTGTCCTGCCCCTTGATCATGTCGTCGAGAGCGGAGAACTGGGCGGTCGAGCTCCAGTCCATCCCCGCCACCGCGCCCAGACAGTACGCCCAGCACTCCATCGAGCCCGGCGCCTGCCTGCGTGCGGTGTGCGATAACGACTGTTTGCCATAGAACGTGTACGGGTTTTCCTGCCACTGAACAGACATGTTCGCCTCCCTCGCGCCGGCCGTGTCGGTCCCCCGACCCCGTCCGCCGAAGGAAGGGCAGGCGCGCTGCGGGGAACGTACTGCGGCGGGGAGGGCACGGCCACGGGTAGCGGCGCCTCCGGAAAAGTGATGCCCGTGAGGCGTCGACTGCCGTTCCACGCAGGGTGTTTCGCGAGATGCGGGACATCAGGCACCGGCAAAAGAACCCGTCCGGGACAGCAAGGTCTCGGACGGGCCCGTACTGCTTGTCGGTGGGGTCAGGGAGTGAGCTGCCAGCTCTGGATGTACCCGACGTCGATCGACGCCCGGTCCTGCACGCGCAGCTTCCACGTGCCGTTGACGGGCTGGGCCGAGGCGTTGACCGTGAAGGTCTGGTCGACGTTGTCGGCGGAGCCGCCGGTGCGGTTGAGGAGCGAGTAGACGGTGCCGTTGGGGCCGACCAGGTCGACGGTCAGGTCACCGCGGTAGGTGTGGACGATGTTGACGTAGACCGAGGTGGTGGCGGAGGCGTTGCCGTCGCGGGCCGCGATGGTGATCGGGGACTCCACGGCGGCACCGTTGTCGGGGATGTCGACGCGGGTGGTCGTGGCGTAGATGTACGCGACCCGCCAGGTGAAGGTGTCCGTGACGGACGCGCCCGTGCTGTCCGTGACCGTGACGGCGACATCGCTGGTGCCGACGGTGGTCGGCGTCCCGGAGATCAGGCCGCTCGCGCTGAGGGTCAGACCGTCGGGCAGGCCGGTGGCCTCATAGGTCAGGCCCGCACCGGAGTTGGTGGTGTACGCGTCCACCTGGAGGCTGACCGCCTGGCCGACGCCGCTGGTCTGGTCGGCGACCGGGGCGACGTTGACGCCGAGGGCTATCCGGCTGCCGACGTTGATGGCGGCCCAGGCGTCGGCGACAGCGAGGTAGGTGGGGCTGTAGGCGCCGAACAGGTCACCGGCCGCCTGGAGGGTGGCGGTGCGGGCGCCCGCGTAGTTGGTCGACGAGGTCATGTATGTCGTCAGCGCCCGGTACCAGACGGCGGCGGCGTTCTCGATGCCGATGCCGGTGACGGCCTGGCCGTCGTAGGTCGGGCTGTCGTAGGCGACGCCGTTGACGGTCTTGGCGCCGCTGCCCTCGGAGAGCAGGTAGAAGAAGTGGTTCGCGGGGCCCGAGGAGTAGTGGACGTCGACACTGCCCAGGGTGGAGCTCCAACTGTCGCGGGAGGAACCGTCCTTGGAGGGCTTGTCCATGTAACGCAGCGGAGTGCCGTTGCCGTTGATGTCGATCTTCTCGCCGACGAGGTAGTCACCGGGGTCGGCGGCGAGGTTCGCGTGGAACTCGACGGCCGCGGCGAAGATGTCGGAGGTCGCCTCGTTGAGACCGCCGGACTCGCCCGAGTAGGTCAGGTTGGCGGTGGCGGCGGTGACACCGTGGCTCATCTCGTGGGCGGCCACGTCGAGGGAGGTCAGCGGGTGCGTGTTGCCTGAGCCGTCGCCGTAGGTCATGCAGAAGCAGCTGTCCTGCCAGAAGGCGTTGACGTAGCTGCTGCCGTAGTGGGCCCGGCTGTAGGCGGCGACACCGTCGTTGCGGATGCCGTTGCGGCCGTAGACGTCCTTGTAGTAGTCCCAGGTTGCCGCTGCGCCGAAGGCCACGTCGACACCGGCCGTCTGGCGGTTGGACGGCAGACCGTTGCCCCAGACATCGTTGTCGTCTGTGAAGAGGGTGCCGGTGCCGGAGGTGCCCTGGTTCAGGTCGTACGTCTTGTGCCCGGCGCGGGCGCCGTCGGTGAGCTGGTACGTCGATCCCGAGAGGGTGCTGCCGAGGGGAACCGTGCCGACGTACTGGCCGGTGCCTTCGCCGGTGTGCACCTTCTCGGCAGCAAGGATCTGCT contains these protein-coding regions:
- a CDS encoding M4 family metallopeptidase, with product MRRKSNNTPHRSSRTSKATAAGALLATATLLAVGVQTVPAAAKPAPPAPSPLRAGALQAKLTPAQRTALIRTAAQRTTQTAGTLGLGAKEKLVVKDVSKDADGTVHTRYERTYAGLPVLGGDLVVHTPPAAKASGTVSSTFNTRRAISVASTTPTYAKSAAETKALGAARALDAEKATTDSARKVIWAGSGTPKLAWETVIGGLQDDGTPSQLHVITDALTGAKLYQFQAIKTGTGNSQYSGTVTIGTTLSGSTYQLNDTTRGTHKTYSLNNGTSGTGTLMTDADDTWGTGSGSNTQTAGVDAHYGAQTTWDFYKNTFGRSGIKNDGVAAYSRVHYSTAYVNAFWDDSCFCMTYGDGTSSTHALTSLDVAGHEMTHGVTSNTAGLNYTGESGGLNEATSDIFGTGVEFYAANSTDVGDYLIGEKIDINGDGTPLRYMDEPDKDGGSADSWYSGVGNLDVHYSSGPANHMFYLLSEGSGSKTINGVTYNSPTSDGVAVAGIGRAAALQIWYKALTTYMTSSTTYAQARTAALNAAASLYGSSSTQYAGVGNAFAGINVGSHITVPTTGVSVTNPGSQSSTVGTAVSLAITASSTNSGSLTYSATGLPTGLSISSSTGTISGTPTTAGTYSSVVTVTDSTGATGTASFTWTVSATGGGSCTSAQLLGNQGFESGNTTWTASSGVITNSSSQAARTGSYKAWLDGYGSTHTDTLSQSVTIPSGCTGTTFTFYLHVDTAETTTSTQYDKLTVTAGSTTLATYSNLNAASGYVAKSLSLSAYAGTTVSLKFTGVEDSSLQTSFVIDDTAVTTS
- a CDS encoding sensor histidine kinase, whose amino-acid sequence is MSSGTGGTGTWLDRLSEAWRPRPMRPLLDVLAAVGVAVGGSVAGTVYHPAGYRSFDAWAYVLTVCTAAPLAVRHRLPLSACAASCTAYAVYLAAGHQPSLNWWAPLLAFITVSELLSLERVLAATAPTTAVMLYSGLMGRLPLVLTIAQPVLALPVAFALGRAQRRATRRAAQLLRLNELMKREQEQSARRALAEERVRIARELHDVVAHHMSVIAVQAGLADYVFTTDPPAAQSALRAIGDVSREALDELRRIYSALRVEHDEERDAPFILHPLPGLNDLAALVERMRGTGMTVALQVEGEPALLPPGVELCAYRMVQEALTNVLKHAGPVAADVVVLHGPARLSIAVGNAAGTPAKPPGESSGNGLIGMRERARICGGELTAAHRPDGGFTVRLTLPTVQAAPQDASGGLRP
- a CDS encoding isoprenyl transferase, translating into MAVRGILGSRRREYKTPEPHPSGATAPKLPGELVPNHVAIVMDGNGRWAKERGLPRTEGHKVGEGTVLDVLKGCLELGVKNLSLYAFSTENWKRSPEEVRFLMNFNRDVIRRRRDEMDELGIRIRWVGRMPKMWKSVVQELQIAQEQTKNNDAMTLYFCVNYGGRAELADAAKAMARDVALGKLDPEKVSEKTIQKYLYYPDMPDVDLFLRPSGEQRTSNYLIWQSSYAEMVFQDVLWPDFDRRDLWRACVEFASRDRRFGGAVPNEQLLEMQRDMKGNQEI
- the recO gene encoding DNA repair protein RecO, which gives rise to MSLFRDDGVVLRTQKLGEADRIITLLTRGHGRVRAVARGVRRTKSKFGARLEPFSHVDVQFFSRGSDLVGRGLPLCTQSETIAPYGGGIVTDYARYTAGTAMLETAERFTDHEGEPAVQQYLLLVGALRTLARAEHEPHLILDAFLLRSLAVNGYAPTFSDCARCGMAGPNRFFSVSAGGSVCVDCRVAGSVVPSPQALELLGALLTGDWETADACEPRHVREGSGLVSAYLHWHLERGLRSLRYVEKN
- a CDS encoding helix-turn-helix domain-containing protein, which gives rise to MANGSHGSQRQAAWEFFGTELKRRREEAGLTQVELGAMVFVSGGYIGQFEQAIRKPQLDVAVRIDEVLQTAGFFERTWRKLIDDKRYADYFAAVVELERTATKICQFAPTVIPGLLQTAAYARAVTLAANPFVTDDYVDEKVGARLERSRILKDATRPEYWAILHENTLRTPVGGPAAMAEQLEHIAVLARERKAWVTVVPYSAGAFASMGGMVQLMEFDDAPPTLYTETSFSGHLLDDPAVVKRAQRAYDLLRGAALSPEASLALIESAAEDYRRCASTT
- a CDS encoding DUF397 domain-containing protein → MREYDLTNARWRKSSYSNGEGGECVEVAHDFIGAARWRKSTYSNGEGGDCVEVADGVPGVVPVRDSKVSDGPVVLVGAGAWGEFVRAVG
- a CDS encoding M4 family metallopeptidase, translated to MTTIGTLLALGAPAGTATAAPTPADPGPAKISAEPRAGAAAVPLSAARRASLIKSAQTASGATARQLALGAQEKLVVKDVVQDADGTTHTRYERTYAGLPVLGGDLVVHLKSNRTTVSKASGATLALPSLTPKLSAANATGKALAAAKGADVTGAEAERAARLVVWAGAAKPVLAWETVVEGVQPDGTPSELQVVTDAGTGKQILAAEKVHTGEGTGQYVGTVPLGSTLSGSTYQLTDGARAGHKTYDLNQGTSGTGTLFTDDNDVWGNGLPSNRQTAGVDVAFGAAATWDYYKDVYGRNGIRNDGVAAYSRAHYGSSYVNAFWQDSCFCMTYGDGSGNTHPLTSLDVAAHEMSHGVTAATANLTYSGESGGLNEATSDIFAAAVEFHANLAADPGDYLVGEKIDINGNGTPLRYMDKPSKDGSSRDSWSSTLGSVDVHYSSGPANHFFYLLSEGSGAKTVNGVAYDSPTYDGQAVTGIGIENAAAVWYRALTTYMTSSTNYAGARTATLQAAGDLFGAYSPTYLAVADAWAAINVGSRIALGVNVAPVADQTSGVGQAVSLQVDAYTTNSGAGLTYEATGLPDGLTLSASGLISGTPTTVGTSDVAVTVTDSTGASVTDTFTWRVAYIYATTTRVDIPDNGAAVESPITIAARDGNASATTSVYVNIVHTYRGDLTVDLVGPNGTVYSLLNRTGGSADNVDQTFTVNASAQPVNGTWKLRVQDRASIDVGYIQSWQLTP